TCACGCTCTACACGCTGGCAGCCGCGCTGGTCTTCGGGCCGCTGTTCTTCCCGAACACAGACCCGGCGATGGCCCTGCTGGCCAGCTTCGCCGCCTACGGTTCCGGTTTTCTCGTCCGGCCCCTCGGCGGCATCTACTTCGGATACCTGGGAGACAAGTACGGCCGCAAATCCGTCCTCGTCATAACGGTAGGGATGATGGGGCTCGCCACCCTTGGGATGGGCCTGCTGCCCACGTATGCCCAGATCGGAGTCGCCGCCCCCGTCCTGCTGGTCCTGCTACGCCTCATCCAGGGTTTCGGCGCCGGCGCCGAACTTTCAGGCGCCTCGCTCCTGCTGGTCGAGTCGGCGCCCAGCGCCCGCCGCGGCTTCTACGGCGCGGTCGTGGCCCTGGGGACCGCAACGGGGGTGCTCCTGGCCAGCGCCCTCTGGCTGCTGATGTCGCAACTGCCGAAGGACCAGTTCCTGAGCTGGGGCTGGCGTATCCCGTTCCTGCTCAGCGTTGCCACCACTCTTGTAGCGTTGTACCTGCGGCGCACCGTGAACGAATCGCCCGTCTTTGAGATCGTCAAGCAGCGCCGGGAGGCGGCCCGCGCCGGAGCGAAACAGCAAAGCGTGTGGCGCGATGCTGCAGATGCCCGGAAGCCGTTCCTGGTGTCCCTGGGAATCAAGCTGGGCGAGAACGGCTCGGTGTACCTCGTCAAGGGCTTCCTCATCGGCTGGACCGTGTCCGTCGTGAAGATGGATGCCAACCTGGTCACGACCGGCGTGACGCTGGGCTCTATCCTGGGGATCCTCACCGTGCTGCTGACCGGCAAGCTCACCGATAAGTATGGCCGCAGAATCGTGTGGCTGTGGCTCTCGGCCTTCCAGTTCGCCTTCACCATCCCCGCGATGCTCCTGATCGAAACCCGGAACCCGGTCCTGGTGGCCCTGGTGTTCGTCATCTACATTGGCGGCCCGATTCCCAACATGTACGGAGTGGAATCAACGTGGCTGGTTGAAATGTTCGGTTCCAAGCGCAGGTTCTCCTTCATGACCACGGTCAAGGAGGTGGGCGCCGTCCTCTCCGGAGGCCTTGGCCCCATCCTGGCCGCCGCCGTAGTCGCCGCAACAGGGCCGGGATGGCTCCCCGTGGCAGGGATCCTGATGAGTTACGCAGCAATCGGCTGGGTCTCTGGTTTCTTCGCCCCCGAAACCCGGGGCAGGGACCTGAACGCCGAGGCGGACGCCTGCTGACCCCCGGACGTAACTGACGCCCGGACGTAACTAGGGCAGGAACCGGTAGCCGATCCCCGCCTCGGTGAGCAGGTGCCGCGGCGCGGCGGCATCCGGTTCCAGCTTGCGGCGGAGCTGAGCCATGTAAACGCGGAGGTAGTTGGTCTCCTTGGCGTAGGCCGGGCCCCAGACCTCGGACAGCAGCTGCTGCTGCGTGACGAGTTTCTCGGGGTTCCGCACCAGCACCTCAAGCATTTTCCATTCCGTCGGGGTGAGCCGGACGTCCTCGCCGTCACGGGTGACCCGGCGCTTGCCGAGGTCCACAGTGAAGGCATCGGTCGCGACGATCGGCGGCTCGGCGCCGTCGGCGCTGCGGCGCAGGAGCGCCCGCAGCCGGGCCAGCAGTTCGTCCAGCCCGAACGGCTTCGTGATGTAGTCGTCCGCGCCCGCGTCCAGGGCCTGGACCTTGTCCTCGGAGCCGTGGCGGGCCGAGAGCACCAGCACGGGAACCTGGCTCCAGCTGCGGAGTTTCGCCAGGACGGCGGTGCCGTCCATGTCCGGCAGGCCAAGATCCAGGATGACCAGCGCCGGAGGGGTGCGGGCCGCGGCGAGGAGTGCGGACTGTCCGTCCTCGGCCGCGATGACTTGGTAGCCGTGGGCCCGCAGCGTGATGCGCAAGGCGCGCAGCAGGTAGGGGTCGTCGTCCACCACCAGCACCGCGGTCATGGCACGTCCGTCGGGGACGAAAGGATCGGCGGTGCGTGGTGTCGGCCGACCATGGCCGACTGGGGCTCCAGCGGCGCCTGACCCGGCCGCTTCTGGACGGGCGTCCCCTCGGACAGCGGCAGGCTGACTACCATGGTCAGTCCGCCGCCCGGGGTGGCTTCCGCGCTCAACCGGCCACCCATCGCCTCGGTGAATCCCTTGGCTACGGCCAGGCCGAGGCCGACGCCGGCGGCCCGGCTCGCGTCGTCCAGACGCTGGAAGGGGCGGAACATCTCCACCACCTCCTCCGCCGGGACGCCTGTGCCGTGGTCGATGATCCGCAGTTCCCCTGCGGGCCGGCCGCCCGCGGTGGCCGCGCCGAGGCCGCCCGCGCTGCCGGTCAGCACAATGTCCGAATCCGGGGCGTATTTGACCGCGTTTTCGACAATGTTCGCAATCACGCGCTCGAGCATGCCGGGATCGGCATCGACCTCCGGCATGTTCGCCGGCAGCTCCACCCGGACCCGTTCCGCCGGAATTCCGTGCAGGCCGCCGCTGACCACCTCGTACCAGCGCACGGGCCGGAGCCGGGGGTGGACGGAATCGGACGTGATCCGGGACATGTCCAACAGGTTCGCCACCAGGGCCTCGAGCCGGTCGGAGCACTCTTCGATGGTCTCCAGCAGCTCCTGCTCCTCTTCCCGGGTGTAGCGGACACCTTCTTGGCGCAGTCCGCCGACCGCGAGCTTGATGCCTGCCAGGGGCGTGCGGAGGTCATGCGAGACGGCGCGCAGCAGCGAGGTGCGCATGGTGTTGCTCTCGGCGAGACGCCGTAGCTGGCTCCGGCTCGCCAGCAGCTGCTGGTTCTCCAGCTGGGCCAGCAGGTGCACGCCGAAGGCGCCGAGCAGGCGTCGGTCGCTGGCCGGCAGCACCCGACCGGAGAGGACCAGCCGGGTGCCGGCGTTGATCTCTTCGACGTTGTCGCCGGTGGGGCCGGCCTCCCCGACGTCCTGGGCCGTCGCCGAGGCGAAGTCGCCGACGCCGGCCAGCAGCCGCCACTGCCTGTTTCCGTCCGACGGGCCTCCGTCCGACGGCCTTCCGTCGGGCACCGCGGTTGCCGGACCGGCGTCGGCGTCCCCGCCGGCGAGGCCGAACAGCGCCGCGCCGCGGACCTGGAAGACATCCAGTGCCTGTTCCAGCAGGCCCGTCACGGTGTCCTCGGACCCGGCGGCCCCGCGCGAGAGCTCGGCCAGGGTCGTCGCTTCGGCCCGGGCCCGCGCGGCCTCCTTGGAGCGCCGGGCGGAGCGGTCGACGACGGCGGCGACGGCGGCGGACACGCCGACGAACACCAGCAGGGCCAGGACATTCTGGGCGTCGCTGATGGTCAGGTTGCCCACCGGCGGGGTGGAGAAATAGTTCACCAGCAGGCTGCTCCACAGGGCCGCGAGGACTGCCGGCCAGAGCCCGCCTACCAGGGCCACCGCGACGGAGCCCGTGAGCTGGACCAGCATCGAGGTGGCCAGGTTCTTGTCCGGATTCATTTCCAGCAGCAGCTGGAGCGCCGCAGGAACAACTACTGCCAGGCCAAAGCCGACGGTGACCCGGGTCCGGCCCAGGTCCCCCCGCCTGCTCCGCCGGACGCCGCTTGGCCCGCTCTGCTGGGGCACCAGGTGGACATCGAGGCCGGACGAGTCGCGGAGTACCTTGGCCGCGGTGCCTCCGCCCCGCAGCCCGGTCATCAGCCGCGCCGCCGTGCCCCGGCGGGAGACGCCGAGCACCAGCTGGGAGGCGTTGACGCTGCGGGCGAAGTCCAGGAGCGCCTCGGACGTTTCGTCGCCGGTGACCACGTGGTAACTGCCGCCGAGGCTCTGGACCAGCTGCCGCTGCGCCTCAAGGGCCTGCAGCGACTCAGCTCCCGCGCCGTCCGAAGCCCGGACATGGACTGCCAGCAGGTCGTTGCCGCTGACGCGGTTGAGCAGCCGGGCGCCGCGGCGGATCAGCGTCTCGCCCTCGGCCCCGCCCGCCAGCCCGACCACGACGCGCTCGCGGGCCGGCCAGTTGGCGTCGATCCGGCTCCCCTCCCGGTAGCTGGCCAGGCCCTCGTCGACCCTGTCTGCCAGCCACAAAAGTGCGAGTTCACGCAGTGCCGCCAGGTTTCCGGGGCGGAAATAGTTGGACAGCGCCGCGTCAATGCGGTCGGCCGGCACGATCTTCCCGGCGGCGAGGCGCTCCCGGAGCAGCTCGGGAGAGAGGTCCACCAGCTGCAGCTCTTCGGCCCGCCGGACGATGCCGTCGGGAACGGTCTCCGTGGGGCGTACGTGCGTGATGGCGCTGACGACGTCCGCCAGGGAGTCCAGCTGCTGGATGTCCAGGGTGGACAGCACGTTGATCCCCGCTGCCAGCAGGTCGTCGATGTCCTGCCAGCGGTGTCGGTTCCGGCTGCCGGGAACGTTGGTGTGTGCATACTCGTCCACAATCGCGGTGGAGGGAGCCCGGCGCAGGGCCGCTTCCAGGTCCAGTTCCTCGACGTCGACCTGGCCAAGGGGCACGCGCCTGGGCTTGATCGTTTCAAGGCCGGCTAGCAGTTCCCGGGTGTCCCTCCGGCCGCGGTCGCGGGCGAAGGCGACCACCACGTCCTCGCCGGAACTCCGGAGCCGGTGCCCTTCCCGGAGCATGGCGTAGGTCTTACCGACCCCCGGCGCGGACCCCAGGAAGATGCGCAGCGTTCCACGTGCCATGCAGTCATTCTTCCATTCCGGCCAGCGTCCGGCGGGGGAGGGCGGCGTCAAGGATTCATCAAGATCCGCGCCGCGGTGGGGTCCGGCCACCCGGCCGCTGCTAGTTTCGCAACTGAGGGGCAGAACGCGGCGCCCGCCCGTCAGAGAGGCGCCGGGAGAAAGGCACACCATGACCACCCTGAGCAGGCCCCCGGCCGACCCATCGGCGCCGAGGCCCGGCCGCAAGACCGCGCTCCGGAAGTGGCTGCTGGTGGGGCTGCAGGACAGCAAGGGCGCGCACCAGGGCCCCGGCGGCGTGCCCACGGCCCAGGAGAAGAAGCACTCCTGGTGGCAGGTGATGTGCCTGACCGGCGTCGACTACTTCTCCACCCTGGGCTACCAGCCCGCCATCGCCGCGCTCGCCGCCGGCGTGATCTCGCCGCTGGCCACGCTGGTCCTGGTGGCGATCACCCTGCTGGGTGCGCTGCCGGTCTACCGGAGGGTCGCCGGCGAGAGCCACCGCGGCGAAGGCTCAATCGCCATGCTGGAGCGGCTGATGCCGCGCTGGGGCGGGAAGCTCTTCGTGCTGGTGCTGCTGGGCTTCGCCGCGACGGACTTCATGATCACCATGACGCTCTCCGCAGCGGACGCGACAGCCCACTTGGTCGAGAACCCGATCAGCCCGGACTGGCTGCACGGCCAGAACGTGGCCATCACGCTGGTCCTGCTGGCCCTGCTCGCCGCGGTGTTCCTTCGCGGCTTCAAGGAGGCGATCGGCGTCGCGGTCGGGATTGTGGGCGTGTACCTGGCTCTGAACGTCGTGGTGGTTGCGGTATCGCTGTGGGAGGTACTGACCCATCCGCTGGCGGTCGGCAACTGGTGGG
The nucleotide sequence above comes from Arthrobacter sp. KBS0702. Encoded proteins:
- a CDS encoding response regulator, producing MTAVLVVDDDPYLLRALRITLRAHGYQVIAAEDGQSALLAAARTPPALVILDLGLPDMDGTAVLAKLRSWSQVPVLVLSARHGSEDKVQALDAGADDYITKPFGLDELLARLRALLRRSADGAEPPIVATDAFTVDLGKRRVTRDGEDVRLTPTEWKMLEVLVRNPEKLVTQQQLLSEVWGPAYAKETNYLRVYMAQLRRKLEPDAAAPRHLLTEAGIGYRFLP
- a CDS encoding MFS transporter, with the translated sequence MVTENMNVKYAEPQTANTAADPEVSPAELRRTSISSWLGSALEYMDFTLYTLAAALVFGPLFFPNTDPAMALLASFAAYGSGFLVRPLGGIYFGYLGDKYGRKSVLVITVGMMGLATLGMGLLPTYAQIGVAAPVLLVLLRLIQGFGAGAELSGASLLLVESAPSARRGFYGAVVALGTATGVLLASALWLLMSQLPKDQFLSWGWRIPFLLSVATTLVALYLRRTVNESPVFEIVKQRREAARAGAKQQSVWRDAADARKPFLVSLGIKLGENGSVYLVKGFLIGWTVSVVKMDANLVTTGVTLGSILGILTVLLTGKLTDKYGRRIVWLWLSAFQFAFTIPAMLLIETRNPVLVALVFVIYIGGPIPNMYGVESTWLVEMFGSKRRFSFMTTVKEVGAVLSGGLGPILAAAVVAATGPGWLPVAGILMSYAAIGWVSGFFAPETRGRDLNAEADAC
- a CDS encoding DUF4118 domain-containing protein translates to MARGTLRIFLGSAPGVGKTYAMLREGHRLRSSGEDVVVAFARDRGRRDTRELLAGLETIKPRRVPLGQVDVEELDLEAALRRAPSTAIVDEYAHTNVPGSRNRHRWQDIDDLLAAGINVLSTLDIQQLDSLADVVSAITHVRPTETVPDGIVRRAEELQLVDLSPELLRERLAAGKIVPADRIDAALSNYFRPGNLAALRELALLWLADRVDEGLASYREGSRIDANWPARERVVVGLAGGAEGETLIRRGARLLNRVSGNDLLAVHVRASDGAGAESLQALEAQRQLVQSLGGSYHVVTGDETSEALLDFARSVNASQLVLGVSRRGTAARLMTGLRGGGTAAKVLRDSSGLDVHLVPQQSGPSGVRRSRRGDLGRTRVTVGFGLAVVVPAALQLLLEMNPDKNLATSMLVQLTGSVAVALVGGLWPAVLAALWSSLLVNYFSTPPVGNLTISDAQNVLALLVFVGVSAAVAAVVDRSARRSKEAARARAEATTLAELSRGAAGSEDTVTGLLEQALDVFQVRGAALFGLAGGDADAGPATAVPDGRPSDGGPSDGNRQWRLLAGVGDFASATAQDVGEAGPTGDNVEEINAGTRLVLSGRVLPASDRRLLGAFGVHLLAQLENQQLLASRSQLRRLAESNTMRTSLLRAVSHDLRTPLAGIKLAVGGLRQEGVRYTREEEQELLETIEECSDRLEALVANLLDMSRITSDSVHPRLRPVRWYEVVSGGLHGIPAERVRVELPANMPEVDADPGMLERVIANIVENAVKYAPDSDIVLTGSAGGLGAATAGGRPAGELRIIDHGTGVPAEEVVEMFRPFQRLDDASRAAGVGLGLAVAKGFTEAMGGRLSAEATPGGGLTMVVSLPLSEGTPVQKRPGQAPLEPQSAMVGRHHAPPILSSPTDVP